The genomic window TCGTCACGCTGTCGATTTCCGTGGAAGCCACCACCTGGGTTGCCCCATATGCCTTGTATTCGGACATCTGTTCGGGCGTCCGGATATTGCACCCCACGCTGGCATGGATGACCAGCTCCGGGAAACCCTCCTTTACCATTTCCATGATAAAAGGGCTCTTGACGATGACTCCCTCGATTCCCCACTCCGCGTATTTGCCGATCTTGCGCATCACAATGGAGGACTTTTCCCGCGGCACCTCGGCATTGACGGCAACACGGATTCTGCCGTTCATCCGCCGCCCTATGGCGACGGCGTCCCGGATTTGAGAATCTTCGAGCTCCCACGCGCACTTGCGCCTGCTGAATCCCTTGGAGCCTACGTAGACGGCATCGGCGCCCTGCCGAAAGACTTCTTCCACCATCTCGAGACTTCCGCCGGGTGCCAGCAGTTCATTCATCGAGTTCTCCCTCGCCAAGACAATATGGACAGAATACCCCTCTGAGGCACCATCATATAAAACAATTCACAAAAAAGGCAACACCGACATCATTCTACAGTCTCGCGCCGCCGCTGACAACCCCGCCCCGTCCGGACGTCACCGGACGGAAAACGGGCCGCCTAGCGGGCCGAAACGCCATGAAAGAGGATCGGTCATCATCACGACCAATCTCGGCTTTGCGGACTGGACAAGAATCTTCGGCGACCCGACCCTTACGGCCGCACTCCTGGACCGCGTCACGCACAACGCCGATATCATCAGCAGCAACTGGGAGAGCTACAGACTCAGGCTGACGTTTTTGCCGAGTAGGCACATTTGGCCCCGATTTTTGTAGGTGCCCCTAGATTTCATGCGGGTTTCCAACCCCGCAACCTCATAAAAACTCAAAAAGCTGTAGGCACACGACTTTCGTATTTATTCTTTACTCTGCCATGTAATAGATGCTAAACGAGTAGGCATGTATCTACGAACAACGAAACGCAAAAACAGAGATGGATCGGTGGTCGAGTACTACCAGCTCGCTCACAATGTCCGCCATGCGGTGACAGGAAAACCCGTCGCCGACATCATCCATAATTTCGGGCGGGCCGACGAGCTCGACCGGGATGATCTCGTGCGGCTGTGTCGCTCCATCGCCAGGGTTTTCGGCTTGGAGATTCATGATCCTATTGAATCTGCCGCATGTCCTGCAAGCGGTGTGCAATCCTCCAGCCTGCCTGAAGAGGTGCGGCTGATACAAACCTTTGAGCTCGGTGTTCCCCTGGTGGTCGAGACGCTCTGGGAGCGATTGAAGATTGGCCCCACCCTGCGCAAGGTCATGGAAGAGTCGGGAGGCGGCGATCTCCACGAACGGGCTCTTCTTGCCATGGTTGCAAACCGCCTGTGTGAACCCGACTCCAAGCTCGGAGTCTGGGACCGTTGGCTGCAAAAGGTCTACATGCCTTCGTGCGGGGCCGTAAAGCTCTACCAGATGTATGAGGCAATGGACCTGCTGAACTGGAATGTGGAGGAGGTCGAGAATGCGATCTTCTTCCACACGGCGAACCTTTTCAACCTCGTTGTGGATGTCATCTTCTACGACACAACGACCGCAAGCTTCTCCATCGACGAAGAGGACGAAGATACCCAAGCTGGACGGGGTTTTCGCAAGTACGGCCATTCAAAAGACGGAACATGGAGTCCGCAGATCGTGGTCGCTCTTGCCGTAACACGGGAAGGCCTGCCGGTGAGAAGCTGGGTTTTTCCCGGCAACACTTCCGATGTGGACACGGTAAAGAAAGTCCGGGAAGACCTTCGCGGATGGAAGCTTGGCCGGGCGCTCTTCGTTGCCGACTCCGGCATGAATTCCGGCACAAACCGGGAAGAGCTGGCCAGGGCCTGCGGAAAATACCTCCTGGCAACCCGTATGGCAAGCGTTTCAGAAATCAAGGAGGATGTACTCACCCGGCCCGGCCGATTTCGAACGATTGCTGAAAACCTCCAGGCAAAGGAAGTGGTCGCCGGCAATGGAGAGCTTCGGCGCCGGTATATCGTGTGTCACAATCCCCGTGAGGCCGAAAGGGAGCGAAAACACAGGGAACAAGTTGTCAAAGAGCTTGAAGAAGAGCTCAAAACACATCCCGACCGGCAGGCGACCGCCAGATGGGCTATCGACCTTCTGGCCTCCGGCACGTACAAGCGCTACCTTACAATCGACAAACAGGGCCGCATCCGGCTCGACCGTGAAGCTGCCTCTCAGGCGTCAAAGTACGATGGCAAATGGGTGCTCCAGACCAACGACGATACCGTCACCGTAGAGGACGCAGCCGCGGGCTATAAGGGACTCCTTGTGATCGAGAGGGCCTTCCGGACCCTCAAAAGCACCCGGATCAAAATGGAGCCCATGTACCACTGGCCGCCCAAGCGTATCGAAGCCCACGTGAAGCTGTGCGTCTTCGCCCTGCTCATCGAGCCGGTTGCCGAGCTCAAGTGCAAGCAGCCCTGGCCGCATATCCGAAGGGTCCTTTCCACGCTCCAGGCAACGCAGTTTCAGACCCCCGAAAATCAATTCTTTCAGCGCAACGAGCCGTCTCCCGAGCTGGTCCGAATCCTAAAATATCTTGAGATTCCAATGCCTAAGGCCGTCCTGGATATCAAATCGACACCCTCTCACACGTAGGCACACGCCAAATTTGACCCCAGCGTGCAACTTGCTGGATTTATAGCCATTTTATGATTGTGTTTGCCTACCATGCAAAAACACCGGTCCTGCTGAACCCGGAGAGCACAGAAATCAGTAAACTGGCTGATCTTGCTGTCGATGCTTTCTTGGCAGATTTCGAGACGAGGCATGCAATGCATTTTTCGCCATTTCACCGGTCAAGACAAGAATAAAAGTCCTTTAACCCGCATTATTCACGAGGCTTGGCGAGAAAGCCGTTGAATGTGACCATCATGAGTGACGGAGACGGATTTTTCGGTGGTCCGTGCTGTTGAGAGGCACTGGAATCGGTCCCGAATCCTCTGTTTCGGTTTTCGCCTCATATTTTTGTGCCCGACAGCCCGATATTGGGCGCACCTGTAGTGTTGACATCGGTTTTCATGGTGATCAGGCTTCGGTACGGGAGGCCGTGCCTTCAGCATCGGAGCGGCATTTGCCGAATATTTTGCAGTGCGGTGGCAAAGAGGCGTTGATAGGGATAGGCGCGCGGCATGGTAAAGAGGATGCGCCGCACGCTCTGGACCACCCGTGCGCCGACTTTGAGCAGTTTGAGCTTGAGGGTGTCGACTGTGGCGGCAGCCAGTTCCGTTCCGGCAAGGCTCCGGCGCAGGTGCCAAAACAGAACGAAGGCGAAGGTGTGCAGCAGCAGCCGAAACTGGTTGGCCTGGAACCGGGTGCAGCTCAGCCGATCGGCTTTGAGATGAACCTTGAGCTCCTTGATCCGGTTCTCGGCATCGCCCCGGCCGGTGTAGATGCCGTCATAAATCCCTGCGGCGGATTCAAGGATGTTGGTCACCACAAAGCGGGTGTTGAGGCCCCGGGAGAGTCGCTCGACCTTGGCAATAACCCGACGTGATCGTTGCCAGGATCCGGCTCGATGGTAAAAGCTGCCAAAGAGTCTTTGCTTCGCTCCGGTTTTGGCGAACTGCCTCTCGGCTTTGATCACCAGGTTGGCGGCACGTTTACGAAGACGGTCATTGGTGATCAGGCCGATCGTGTATTTGACCTTCTCGCGCTCAAGGAGCCTGTAGACGGCCGGTACGGCAAAGCCTGCATCGGCGCGCACCAGAATAGTGGCGCCCGGATAGGCATGTTTGAGGCGGCGGATGATGCGCTTCAAGATTGCCGCCGCTCCTTTGGACGCGTGTGCGTTGCCCGCGCGCAGCACCGCGGCTACCGGAAAACCGGTGAGCCCGTCAAAGATCAGCAGCGGATGCAGCATGTACTGATCGTAGTAGCCGTGGAAGAAGGAGAGTTGCTGCAAGCCGTGAACGGGATCATCCGTTGCGTCCATATCGAGCACGATTACCTTGCGCGGAGCCGGGTGTGCGGCCACATAGGCGTCAATCAGGGCGTCGCTCAGGCGGCGAAGCTCACAGTTCCCTACACGGTTTTCGAAACGTGAGAGCGTCGGTTGGGAAGCCAGTGCCGGATCGGTTTCGGGCAACCTGCCAACGGCGGTTTTGAGCCCCGGATCAAAGCGCAGGGATTGATGATCGTTGCCGTCTTCGTAGCCCATCGCAATGGCGAAAAGGCGTTGGCGCAAGAGTTCCTCCTGGCCATGGTGCACTTTGGCCTGATCGCGACGGTCGGAAAGTGCCCTGCTCATGGAGGAAGAAAGATCCGTTGCGCGATCGATTTCCCGCAGCAGCAATGAGCCGCCGTCCGAGGTCATTGGGCCGGCCGAAAACTCGGCCACAACAGAACGCGAATCAAGGTTTGCAAAAGAGAGTTGTTTATGACAGACTGTATTCAACGGACATTCCTTTTGTTTCGTGTTTTCTCTTGTCAAGTCAACACGTTACAGGATGTCCGTTCCTTTTTCAAGCACTATTTATGAATTTTCCGGGTTAAAGTACAAGTTATTCAGATGTAACAAGTAAAAATAGACCAATTTCAACTGCATATTCCCAGAATTGTTCAATCTGCTGGGCAACAGCGCCGCCAATGAGAATTCCCATTTCTACTTGGGTTGACAGACCGGGTCCGGTCAGATTTGCGCTCCCCACGTATGCCCTTTGGCCATCTGCCACGCAAAACTTTGCATGTGAACCAAGCTGTTGGCAGTTTTCGAAATGAGCGGCGGCTTGGAAGAAACGTAGCGTACCGCTTGAATTCAGAATTAAATGCTCCCGATTTATGGTTTGCTGACTTTGGCTAGTACTCAGGATGTCCACATTTACTCTTCGGTGCAATGCCGCCCTCAATGCATCGGCTAAAGTTCCCGAAGAAAGACCATAGCCCGATTGCATGAACGGAGCTGCAATGATGACGTGCTGCTTAGCCTCCGCTATGAGTTGGGTGAGTGCGCCCACAGTAGTCCGACATCGGGTACGATAAGCCATCAAAGCACCGAATGGTTCTGGGGCGGTTATTACCAGTTCAGCAATGTGCTCAAATGATTCGCTCATGCTTTGTCACGGTAAGGTCGGGTCAAAATAACCAACCGGTATTTCGCCCAATTCAGCATCATAACCGCCGAACAAGAATGCGCGGCTAAGATTCAAGTTGAAAAAACGACAACTCGTTTCAGCCAAATGAGTGCAGGCATGACAGTTGCCGGTTCTGTCACGACACACCGGATCGTAGACACAGCGCCTAGCCCGCATTATTCACGAGGCTTGGCGAGAAAGCCGTTGAATGTGACCATCATGAGTGACGGAGACGGATTTTTCGGTGGTCCGTGCTGTTGAGAGGCACTGGAATCGGTCCCGAATCCTGTGTTTCGGTTTTCGCCTCATATTTTTGTGCCCGACAGCCCGATATTGGGCGCACCTGTAGTGTTGACATCGGTTTTCATGGTGATCAGGCTTCGGTACGGGAGGCCGTGCCTTCAGCATCGGAGCGGCATTTGCCGAATATTTTGCAGTGCGGTGGCAAAGAGGCGTTGATAGGGATAGGCGCGCGGCATGGTAAAGAGGATGCGCCGCACGCTCTGGACCACCCGTGCGCCGACTTTGAGCAGTTTGAGCTTGAGGGTGTCGACTGTGGCGGCAGCCAGTTCCGTTCCGGCAAGGCTCCGGCGCAGGTGCCAAAACAGAACGAAGGCGAAGGTGTGCAGCAGCAGCCGAAACTGGTTGGCCTGGAACCGGGTGCAGCTCAGCCGATCGGCTTTGAGATGAACCTTGAGCTCCTTGATCCGGTTCTCGGCATCGCCCCGGCCGGTGTAGATGCCGTCATAAATCCCTGCGGCGGATTCAAGGATGTTGGTCACCACAAAGCGGGTGTTGAGGCCCCGGGAGAGTCGCTCGACCTTGGCAATAACCCGACGTGATCGTTGCCAGGATCCGGCTCGATGGTAAAAGCTGCCAAAGAGTCTTTGCTTCGCTCCGGTTTTGGCGAACTGCCTCTCGGCTTTGATCACCAGGTTGGCGGCACGTTTGCGAAGACGGTCATTGGTGATCAGGCCGATCGTGTATTTGACCTTCTCGCGCTCAAGGAGCCTGTAGATGGCCGGTACGGCAAAGCCTGCATCGGCGCGCACCAGAATAGTGGCGCCCGGATAGGCATGTTTGAGGCGGCGGATGATGCGCTTCAAGATTGCCGCCGCTCCTTTGGACGCGTGTGCGTTGCCCGCGCGCAGCACCGCGGCTACCGGAAAACCGGTGAGCCCGTCAAAGATCAGCAGCGGATGCAGCATGTACTGATCGTAGTAGCCGTGGAAGAAGGAGAGTTGCTGCAAGCCGTGAACGGGATCATCCGTTGCGTCCATATCGAGCACGATTACCTTGCGCGGAGCCGGGTGTGCGGCCACATAGGCGTCAATCAGGGCGTCGCTCAGGCGGCGAAGCTCACAGTTCCCTACACGGTTTTCGAAACGTGAGAGCGTCGGTTGGGAAGCCAGTGCCGGATCGGTTTCGGGCAACCTGCCAACGGCGGTTTTGAGCCCCGGATCAAAGCGCAGGGATTGATGATCGTTGCCGTCTTCGTAGCCCATCGCAATGGCGAAAAGGCGTTGGCGCAAGAGTTCCTCCTGGCCATGGTGCACTTTGGCCTGATCGCGACGGTCGGAAAGTGCCCGGCTCATGGAGGAAGAAAGATCCGTTGCGCGATCGATTTCCCGCAGCAGCAATGAGCCGCCGTCCGAGGTCATTGGGCCGGCCGAAAACTCGGCCACAACAGAGCGCGAATCAAGGTTTGCAAAAGAGAGTTGTTTATGACAGACTGTATTCAACGGACATTCCTTTTGTTTCGTGTTTTCTCTTGTCAAGTCAACACGTTACAGGATGTCCGTTTCTTTTTCAAGCACTATTTATGAATTTTCCGGGCTAGTTTCCCGCACCGCATGAAGCCACTCTGTCAGCGATTGTTCGAATAACGCGGTCAGTGCACCGATTGTTGCGCCAAAACGGTGATTACAATAGAGAGCAAACGTAAGTGCACGAGGCAGCACGTATTCAGATAGACTGGTGCGATCCAAGCCGCTGAGGAGAGCCGCTTGGCGGACTGACAGATGACTTAGCGTGTGCAATAAGCCAAAAACCATTCTGGCTTCTGGGCGATCAGCACGCAACGTCTCGCGGACAGGTGCCTCACTGAGAAGCTGAACAAAATATGCCTTTCGGGCAAGGTGTTGATCGGTTCCAGGAGGAATGACTGGGTGATATCCGTTCATTTCGAGCCAGATAATAACGCGCTCGGGGCTCAAGCTGAGCAGTAGAGCGTCGGCCTGCACTTGGTCAACAAAGATAGGGGATTTGCCGCCATGATCCTTGTGAGCTGGAAAGGGATTCAAGCGGCACTGATTTGGCGAATATTCAGCACGACTGAATCCATAGGTGGCAGTAATTATAGGATAATCAGATACCAAAGCCAGCCTGGAAAATCCCATCTGCCGTGCAATAGTGCTCGGTTCAGTCGGATTCTGCATGTCGAGTTCCGTTGGTCGGCCAGTTTCCATCGGCATAATCGCTTCCAGCATTTCCTGACCGGCTCGATTCCAGATTGACCAAGGTACACCGGTACGCTCACAAAGACTTCGAACAATACCGCTTGGCGAACTTGCTTGTTGTTCTTGTTGCCGCACCTCGCGGAGGCTCTGCATCTCATGAACAAATTGCTCAGGTGTGAGTTCGCCGCTGGCCTGCCGACGCATGAGTTCATCTAAGTCAGCTCCTGAAAGGCCCGCACTTTGAGTGCCTTGCGAAGCTTGGGCCCTCGTTCCATACTCTGTCAAATTATGACCGGCAACTTCTTCCATTTCCAGTAACTTCGCCGAAGCTATAGCTTGCCATTCAGGTAAGGCAAAAAACGAATCAAACCTTCGATGGGGAATATTGAGCAGGACGGTTGTATGAGCATAAAATGTGCGCCCCGCTCGATGTACTTCGATGTCCATGCCACGGAGATTTTGGTCCGGCCACTGGCATTCGGCGCAGTACCCACCATATGGAGTCTGTGCCGAATTGCAGCGGCGACAGACCCACCGAAAGTTAGATATACGCTCGCTACCACGCGTATCTAAAGCCATATGGTTCGCAGTGCGGCACTGCCGGCATTGTGGTGGAAGCAGTGGTTGTAAAGCACCACAGCGGTGAATTTTCACAAAACGCAGTTGCACCAATCGTCCTTGGCGGCATGATGGACATTGCTGAGGCAAGGAATCTCTATTGCTGAAATCGAAAATCCGGCCACATCGGCGATCTTGGCACCAAAAAACTTTTGGGAATAGCTCTGATTGAATGCTCCGGGGATCGAGGAGAACAAAACGATCCGCCTGCCTAAACACATCATCACGAAGCACGGGCCTAAAGTCCTCTTGCCAAGCACTAGCTTCTTCTGCAATCCTGCGGAGGATGACAGACGCATTTAGATCAGTTCGCGGATCACCACGAATTTCAACAACCCGAGCAATGGCCGCGACACGCTCGAAATCGAAAGTACGGTTGGGCAGGTAATTAAATAGAACTTGTTGTTTTCCACGAGTCATTGTTCGTGCCACAATATCCTCCGCTATTGCCCACCCGCGCGCCCAGTCCACTGTGTTCCGAGAGAATCCAATTCGATTGGAATAGCCTCGTCCACATCACGAAGACTTCGCATTGGTTTTGGGATCAAAACATCTGAAACAAATCTAAGCCCTGCTGCTGGACTCAGTATCCAATCCAGATACTGACGCACGCGAAGGTGAATCTCATCTCGGAATACGATTTCCCCCGGCGTTGTCGGAGTTTGGACACCGTAAGCTTGCTCCAGTAAAGATATGAAATCCTCCGGCCGCAAGCTGCCATCGCTAATCTTACCCCTAACGAAATCGAGCATGTAATACCGGTTGGGATTACCTTCCCCTGAACGATTTGCCACAAGCTGAAGGAGCACAGCCATGAATAGGCCCGGCAAAGTGCGATTAATACTAAACTTGGACCATCGATTAATGGCTACTGGCTCCACCAACTGCCCCAGAAACTCATGAAACTTGAGGAAGTATGCGTAATGACTCTGGTCTCTTTCTCGTACAGGGTGCAAGCAGGTGAATACAAGACCAACATGGCTTCGACCAACGCGGCTGGATGCCTGTATATACTCAGCATTTTGGCGAGGCATTCCGTAAAAAATCATTGCATTGAGGCGGTCAACATCCACACCATGACTAACCATACTCGTTGCCAGCACTGCATCTGGAGAACTATTGGGAGGCGCCGCACGTTCCAGTCTATCAAGAATGCGTGATACATCATCGGTGGAGGTGCTACCGGTAAGCTCAGAGATCTCAACAGGCAGGAGTCCGTCACGTAATAGGTGCGGAATAACATCTCCCTCGATATCGGTTCGGATGGAGTTCAGTTCACGATTGGCCAAGAAATAAGTCAATGAAGTAGCGTACACATCGAGGAGTTGCTCCCAATCAGGTGAGCCGGGCATAAAAGCACCACCATATGGGTTTGGAGAACCTGTTGCAAGTCTTTGTAGAGCTTGAATTTCGCGATGATAAAAGTCAAGCAGTTCGAGAATAGAATTGAAGATTGTCTTGTTGTGCGGGATTACGCCCACATACAGTCGCTGAGGATGGGGCAATGTCTCTGCATAGAACGACCGCCCCAGTGTCGGTCCTAGACCTGGAAAGACTCGCGCCAGGGTAGGACTTCTCCCATATAGTTGATTAACTTGTCGCTCAAAAGCCTCGATTGTTGCAGATGATGCAATTACTTTCAATGGCTGTGTTTGCCCGAATTCTTGTTGTAGCTGCTGAGTGAAGGTTTCGTAATGGGCATCGAATGTGCCCAAACCCTCTTTCAGCAAATGGAGCTCATCCTGAACGAATAGCGTTGGACCCGAGAGGCCACTAGGTAAAGTCGGCTGAAGGCGTTTTAAATCAGAGCAATCTTTCTGGCAGCAGCGGCCTTTGTAATACCCGTGAATGGAGCACCGGCCATCTGCCTGTCCAAAAAGTAACGCGAATTTCCGCTGGTTGCCCAGGCCAGCAAGCTTGTCAATTGTGCCGACAATGACACATGGTAAGTATCGATAAATCTCGTTATCCACGATATAGACGGGAATTTTTCTCTGCGGGAAACGGCAGGTTGGCTCACTGCAGCGATGAATTAACTCAGTGCTTGTTGGATCGAATTCTATTTGTACCGAAGCTCTGCACGAGGGGCAACGCACGACACGTTTCCAGTTTTGCCTTGCATCGGGGTCATTGACTTTGCTCCAAATGACCTGAATTTCTGCACTGGCACGGGGATTCCCTTGAGGGTTGACAATCTCATTGGGCGAGCCGCCCTGCCCAACGAAGTATCCCACTGCAAATCCATCCACACCACTGCCTGCAAGTCGTGAGTCGCTCTGTTCACGCCGTACAATCTCGGCCATGCCAATGACATCTGCCACACGCTGTGTCTGCTGCAATGTCAAAAGACGCAACGGAAATCGAGTCCATGCGGTGACCCCGCATGCCTTCCCACGCAACCGGTCCCAGAAACAATGGAAGATAATTGTTGCCAAATATGCTTCCGTTTTGCCGCCACCCGTCGGAAAGTAAATGATATCGACTCTCTCTCGGTCACCAATCCCTGAGGCGCTTCCCTCTGGGTCCGCCAAGGCAACAATACCTGGAATTTGGCTCACCAAAAAAACGATTTGAAAAAGTCGCCACTCTGTTTTAGGGCCACGATTAAAAGTTTCATTCGTGAGCTGAAATGCAAGCTGTACGTCAGGGTTTAGGCGAATGAGTTCACAGCCACGCCTGAACCATTCAATCTCCTCTTCGAATTTCAACCGATCTCGATCAAACTCTGCGCCGTGCTGAATTTCCCAGCCCGAATTATTTGAAATGTACCGCTGTAACTCCTGTCCCCACTCCTGTCTGTAATCTTCCATTGACTGCAGTATCGAATTCAGGATCGGCAAGGGGTTTTGCGCCAGATCGGCAAACCTAGCAGGAGGAACTGTATGTGTTGCGAAGCGCATTTGACGGTACACGGGTGTGTGGGTTGTTACGAATTGAAAGCCTGGGATTTCATTATTTTCCCTTTCGACTGCGCAATTGATCCCACGACCCCAGACATACCGATCAAAGCGAAAACCTCTAGGCACTAAATCAACTTCAAATGGCCGCACTTCTCGACCTGCAAAGGCAAATGAGGCCACCGTATCGAACAGGAATGCTTCTGTATTAGGTGAGTCCGCAAGCATCGGTGAAGTATTTACAAACTCCACAGCCATCACGCGTTCTGCGGGATCGGTTGACATAGTTGCCCAGATTTCAGCTCGTATTTGCCAATGCCATTCAGGAATCACTGCCCCGTGCAGTGATTGTAAAAACTCCTGGTACACCGTCTCCGATGCCAATGCTGTGACAGGGACGCGTATTTTCGCATATGGATTCCCAT from Syntrophobacter fumaroxidans MPOB includes these protein-coding regions:
- a CDS encoding helicase-related protein — its product is MSNGNLNQDEIRLAEYLVANLRDKTSGRSESECVRNYPRDVYFIGNLRPSLDELSDQTQPGHLRELMVKLAPMAFGAEFLVRPERETVEVDVTLNWACYYRVFPSFSQQCEHQRQDVATGRTTGAKTDVAAQNQANEKTGSPAQDDETIATEQERENQTAEADSPEIADSARDRRRARTPQDSLFLRFRKISCQVNGLIVVNIDQGGFWAVDSSNLQAFLDQEMARAQQIALTDPDRVQTDGNPYAKIRVPVTALASETVYQEFLQSLHGAVIPEWHWQIRAEIWATMSTDPAERVMAVEFVNTSPMLADSPNTEAFLFDTVASFAFAGREVRPFEVDLVPRGFRFDRYVWGRGINCAVERENNEIPGFQFVTTHTPVYRQMRFATHTVPPARFADLAQNPLPILNSILQSMEDYRQEWGQELQRYISNNSGWEIQHGAEFDRDRLKFEEEIEWFRRGCELIRLNPDVQLAFQLTNETFNRGPKTEWRLFQIVFLVSQIPGIVALADPEGSASGIGDRERVDIIYFPTGGGKTEAYLATIIFHCFWDRLRGKACGVTAWTRFPLRLLTLQQTQRVADVIGMAEIVRREQSDSRLAGSGVDGFAVGYFVGQGGSPNEIVNPQGNPRASAEIQVIWSKVNDPDARQNWKRVVRCPSCRASVQIEFDPTSTELIHRCSEPTCRFPQRKIPVYIVDNEIYRYLPCVIVGTIDKLAGLGNQRKFALLFGQADGRCSIHGYYKGRCCQKDCSDLKRLQPTLPSGLSGPTLFVQDELHLLKEGLGTFDAHYETFTQQLQQEFGQTQPLKVIASSATIEAFERQVNQLYGRSPTLARVFPGLGPTLGRSFYAETLPHPQRLYVGVIPHNKTIFNSILELLDFYHREIQALQRLATGSPNPYGGAFMPGSPDWEQLLDVYATSLTYFLANRELNSIRTDIEGDVIPHLLRDGLLPVEISELTGSTSTDDVSRILDRLERAAPPNSSPDAVLATSMVSHGVDVDRLNAMIFYGMPRQNAEYIQASSRVGRSHVGLVFTCLHPVRERDQSHYAYFLKFHEFLGQLVEPVAINRWSKFSINRTLPGLFMAVLLQLVANRSGEGNPNRYYMLDFVRGKISDGSLRPEDFISLLEQAYGVQTPTTPGEIVFRDEIHLRVRQYLDWILSPAAGLRFVSDVLIPKPMRSLRDVDEAIPIELDSLGTQWTGRAGGQ
- a CDS encoding IS1380-like element ISSfu1 family transposase; amino-acid sequence: MTRENTKQKECPLNTVCHKQLSFANLDSRSVVAEFSAGPMTSDGGSLLLREIDRATDLSSSMSRALSDRRDQAKVHHGQEELLRQRLFAIAMGYEDGNDHQSLRFDPGLKTAVGRLPETDPALASQPTLSRFENRVGNCELRRLSDALIDAYVAAHPAPRKVIVLDMDATDDPVHGLQQLSFFHGYYDQYMLHPLLIFDGLTGFPVAAVLRAGNAHASKGAAAILKRIIRRLKHAYPGATILVRADAGFAVPAIYRLLEREKVKYTIGLITNDRLRKRAANLVIKAERQFAKTGAKQRLFGSFYHRAGSWQRSRRVIAKVERLSRGLNTRFVVTNILESAAGIYDGIYTGRGDAENRIKELKVHLKADRLSCTRFQANQFRLLLHTFAFVLFWHLRRSLAGTELAAATVDTLKLKLLKVGARVVQSVRRILFTMPRAYPYQRLFATALQNIRQMPLRC
- a CDS encoding phospholipase D-like domain-containing protein — protein: MSESFEHIAELVITAPEPFGALMAYRTRCRTTVGALTQLIAEAKQHVIIAAPFMQSGYGLSSGTLADALRAALHRRVNVDILSTSQSQQTINREHLILNSSGTLRFFQAAAHFENCQQLGSHAKFCVADGQRAYVGSANLTGPGLSTQVEMGILIGGAVAQQIEQFWEYAVEIGLFLLVTSE
- a CDS encoding IS1634 family transposase; translated protein: MYLRTTKRKNRDGSVVEYYQLAHNVRHAVTGKPVADIIHNFGRADELDRDDLVRLCRSIARVFGLEIHDPIESAACPASGVQSSSLPEEVRLIQTFELGVPLVVETLWERLKIGPTLRKVMEESGGGDLHERALLAMVANRLCEPDSKLGVWDRWLQKVYMPSCGAVKLYQMYEAMDLLNWNVEEVENAIFFHTANLFNLVVDVIFYDTTTASFSIDEEDEDTQAGRGFRKYGHSKDGTWSPQIVVALAVTREGLPVRSWVFPGNTSDVDTVKKVREDLRGWKLGRALFVADSGMNSGTNREELARACGKYLLATRMASVSEIKEDVLTRPGRFRTIAENLQAKEVVAGNGELRRRYIVCHNPREAERERKHREQVVKELEEELKTHPDRQATARWAIDLLASGTYKRYLTIDKQGRIRLDREAASQASKYDGKWVLQTNDDTVTVEDAAAGYKGLLVIERAFRTLKSTRIKMEPMYHWPPKRIEAHVKLCVFALLIEPVAELKCKQPWPHIRRVLSTLQATQFQTPENQFFQRNEPSPELVRILKYLEIPMPKAVLDIKSTPSHT
- a CDS encoding IS1380-like element ISSfu1 family transposase; this translates as MTRENTKQKECPLNTVCHKQLSFANLDSRSVVAEFSAGPMTSDGGSLLLREIDRATDLSSSMSRALSDRRDQAKVHHGQEELLRQRLFAIAMGYEDGNDHQSLRFDPGLKTAVGRLPETDPALASQPTLSRFENRVGNCELRRLSDALIDAYVAAHPAPRKVIVLDMDATDDPVHGLQQLSFFHGYYDQYMLHPLLIFDGLTGFPVAAVLRAGNAHASKGAAAILKRIIRRLKHAYPGATILVRADAGFAVPAVYRLLEREKVKYTIGLITNDRLRKRAANLVIKAERQFAKTGAKQRLFGSFYHRAGSWQRSRRVIAKVERLSRGLNTRFVVTNILESAAGIYDGIYTGRGDAENRIKELKVHLKADRLSCTRFQANQFRLLLHTFAFVLFWHLRRSLAGTELAAATVDTLKLKLLKVGARVVQSVRRILFTMPRAYPYQRLFATALQNIRQMPLRC